ACAGGCTGTTTTTCTTTGCCGAGAAATTGGAACAAAACTATGAAACTGCGGGGCCACAAGGGTAGCCAGAATGAAAAATACAGGTTCCTTAAAAACAGGGTCATCAATATTCCCAAAGTTAACCCCTGGTATTAAAGTGAAGCCAGGAATGTCTCCTGAATAATCGATATCTTCAACAACCATGCCAGGAGACCAAAAAGGGCAGTTAGGGATCTCCACAGAGGAGAGACACACAAGGGGCGGACACACAAGGGGCGTGGTTCTTACCCAGCCGCCGTTCTCCTGGATCCAAGGCTCTAGGTGGTCATTCAGGTAGGTGGCCATCCAACTTGCAATCCGACTCACCAATACCTGCATCTCCTTGTCTACGCTTTCCACGCACAGTGCCCCGCCAAAGGAGAAGAAGGCCACAATGCGACCCCAGTTTACCCCATCCCGAAAGAGTTCATTCACTACCTGTTCAAAGCTCTGATATGCTGTCCCTGGGGTTATATGAAGCTGGGATGTTAGATCACTGAATGCTCTCCGGTACCGCAGTTCAAACTCATCGCCAGCCTCTCTCAGCGCTTGCTTCACTGCTGCCATGGGGATTACCTCCCGCGCATCCAAACTGCTGCTGTGGCCAGTGGCTCCATTCACCGCGGGGCTATCCGCCAGGTGCCAGGATGGGTTGCCATTGATGGCACTGGGGGTCTCCCTTTCTGGTTCAGTTTCTTCtggggcttcagtcctgttctctTCGACATCGCTAAACTGACTCCAGCTGTATCCTTTCTGGGAGAGCTTGTAGGAGAGAAAGTCAACCACCAGCTCCCGGTTGCTCTGAGACATTTTTATAATAGAGATGGGCTCAACCAGTCCATTGTCCAAAACACCTGCTCACTCACTGGGTCTGCTCTGTGTTT
This Rattus norvegicus strain BN/NHsdMcwi chromosome 3, GRCr8, whole genome shotgun sequence DNA region includes the following protein-coding sequences:
- the Bcl2l1 gene encoding bcl-2-like protein 1 isoform 1 (isoform 1 is encoded by transcript variant 2); the encoded protein is MSQSNRELVVDFLSYKLSQKGYSWSQFSDVEENRTEAPEETEPERETPSAINGNPSWHLADSPAVNGATGHSSSLDAREVIPMAAVKQALREAGDEFELRYRRAFSDLTSQLHITPGTAYQSFEQVVNELFRDGVNWGRIVAFFSFGGALCVESVDKEMQVLVSRIASWMATYLNDHLEPWIQENGGWVRTTPLVCPPLVCLSSVEIPNCPFWSPGMVVEDIDYSGDIPGFTLIPGVNFGNIDDPVFKEPVFFILATLVAPQFHSFVPISRQRKTACVFTWLKT
- the Bcl2l1 gene encoding bcl-2-like protein 1 isoform X2; amino-acid sequence: MSQSNRELVVDFLSYKLSQKGYSWSQFSDVEENRTEAPEETEPERETPSAINGNPSWHLADSPAVNGATGHSSSLDAREVIPMAAVKQALREAGDEFELRYRRAFSDLTSQLHITPGTAYQSFEQVVNELFRDGVNWGRIVAFFSFGGALCVESVDKEMQVLVSRIASWMATYLNDHLEPWIQENGGWDTFVDLYGNNAAAESRKGQERFNRWFLTGMTVAGVVLLGSLFSRK
- the Bcl2l1 gene encoding bcl-2-like protein 1 isoform X3, which produces MSQSNRELVVDFLSYKLSQKGYSWSQFSDVEENRTEAPEETEPERETPSAINGNPSWHLADSPAVNGATGHSSSLDAREVIPMAAVKQALREAGDEFELRYRRAFSDLTSQLHITPGTAYQSFEQDTFVDLYGNNAAAESRKGQERFNRWFLTGMTVAGVVLLGSLFSRK